A genomic segment from Polyangiaceae bacterium encodes:
- a CDS encoding response regulator: MEVRDADSPLVLIVDDFDDNREMFTEFLSFSGFRVAQAATGKEAIERAFSLLPDLILMDLSLPELDGLEATRCLKSDERTKRIPVLALTGHAVAGHSRDARAAGCAAFLTKPCLPEVLLNEIRRVLSGMTHAV, encoded by the coding sequence ATGGAGGTCCGCGACGCAGATTCTCCGCTGGTGCTGATCGTTGACGACTTCGACGACAATCGGGAGATGTTTACGGAGTTCTTGTCGTTTTCTGGTTTCCGAGTTGCTCAAGCTGCGACGGGCAAAGAGGCAATCGAGCGAGCGTTTTCTCTACTGCCCGACTTGATACTGATGGACTTGTCGCTTCCGGAGCTCGATGGACTCGAAGCGACGCGATGCTTGAAGAGCGACGAAAGGACCAAGCGCATTCCCGTCCTGGCGCTCACGGGTCACGCAGTCGCAGGCCACTCGCGTGATGCGCGCGCAGCAGGGTGCGCAGCGTTTTTGACGAAGCCTTGTTTGCCCGAAGTACTTCTGAACGAAATACGCCGAGTTCTTTCTGGAATGACGCATGCCGTTTGA
- a CDS encoding response regulator: MSESASEAGTTRKSVPRVLIVDDDTDFLDNAQAALEAHGFNVDRAKGGLRGVFLATQDVPDAVLCDLRMPGIDGFVVAEALRADPATRHTALFACTGRRDLSTRAMLANSAFDAVLIKPVDWDEAARQLWQTINAHTQS, encoded by the coding sequence ATGTCGGAAAGTGCTAGCGAGGCGGGCACGACGCGAAAATCGGTCCCTCGAGTACTGATTGTCGACGACGACACGGACTTCCTGGACAACGCCCAAGCGGCCCTCGAAGCGCACGGGTTCAACGTGGATCGTGCCAAAGGCGGCCTCCGTGGCGTGTTTCTGGCGACGCAGGACGTGCCGGATGCCGTGCTGTGCGACCTGCGTATGCCTGGAATCGATGGGTTTGTCGTGGCTGAAGCCCTACGTGCAGACCCAGCCACGAGGCACACGGCACTCTTTGCGTGTACGGGACGACGCGACCTGTCGACGCGCGCGATGCTCGCCAACAGCGCATTCGACGCGGTCCTCATCAAGCCGGTGGATTGGGACGAGGCTGCCCGACAGCTTTGGCAAACCATCAACGCGCACACGCAATCTTGA
- a CDS encoding HAMP domain-containing histidine kinase: MIVDEIFVDRVAHDLRGELSTMLAGVHYMLRFGRDAAVPPRDMLERVGDAGERLTRLIEEFDDSVWLLDKPKPLLPAPTRLQELLDDVVTRSTKLAALRGVRPNVEIMDGGDREFTADADMLARALLYVLDFAMLRAPSPSVRVSATFDDGVPVVRIFDEGPTIPDPVKERLFEPFVENELASLLPQGKRKVRLGLGLAISRAIFEEHGGSLAVESPADANSSGIVLRCVLTR; this comes from the coding sequence ATGATTGTCGACGAGATCTTTGTCGATCGCGTAGCGCATGACCTCCGGGGCGAGCTGTCGACCATGCTCGCCGGTGTGCACTACATGCTGCGTTTCGGCCGTGACGCTGCGGTTCCCCCGCGCGACATGCTCGAACGTGTTGGGGACGCTGGCGAGCGACTGACTCGGTTGATCGAGGAGTTCGACGATAGCGTGTGGCTGCTCGACAAACCCAAGCCGCTCCTGCCCGCGCCCACACGCCTGCAGGAATTGCTCGACGACGTCGTTACACGGTCGACCAAGCTCGCAGCACTGCGTGGAGTTCGTCCGAACGTCGAGATCATGGACGGTGGAGATCGCGAATTCACGGCTGACGCAGACATGCTCGCGCGCGCTCTTCTGTACGTTCTGGACTTCGCCATGCTGCGTGCGCCAAGCCCATCCGTGCGCGTGTCGGCGACGTTCGACGATGGCGTCCCCGTCGTCCGTATCTTCGACGAAGGCCCCACCATTCCCGATCCAGTCAAGGAGCGCCTCTTCGAGCCATTCGTCGAAAATGAGCTCGCCTCTTTGCTGCCCCAAGGAAAGCGCAAAGTGCGGCTCGGACTGGGGCTCGCGATATCACGCGCGATCTTCGAAGAACATGGTGGTTCGCTGGCCGTCGAATCCCCTGCCGATGCGAACTCTTCGGGCATCGTGCTGCGCTGCGTGCTCACCCGCTGA
- a CDS encoding thioredoxin domain-containing protein, which produces MNKGTAIVGFLLCFMAGMALMWGVDRGAGARGGSEIAAEGSSPAGAWDDSDAAVPVSSKDPTWGSRTAPVTLVLFSDFECPFCTKVEATLTQLKQQYGPQKLRIVWKSNPLPFHKNARPASVAAETVFRLKGSEAFWKFHELAFQNQRALTPENFETWAVQAGVDKAKFKASFDKQEYAAKVDADLAAGKAAGVSGTPASLINGILLSGAQPIDKFKAVIDEQLAAAQKAIASGTKPEKVYAKLSQENKAKAPPTPAKQEPAEDKTVWKVPVGNSPAKGPETALVTIVEWSDFQCPFCVRVVPTIDEIVKTYGDKVRFVWKHNPLPMHPRAEPASELTLEARAQKGEKGFWDAYDLLWKNNQKLSDDDLLGYAKELGLDVDKAKDAIVNKKYSAQITADQDLADDLQASGTPHFFINGRRLVGAQPIEKFKAVIDEEIKKAQELLGKGVAPKDLYDTIIKDGKTPPPPEKKTVDLPPSEAAWKGNDKAKVMMQIFSDFECPYCKRAEDTVAQVEKAFGDKIKIVWRHKPLPFHKNAMPAALAAEEAKKQKGNDGFWKMHAALFKAAGTPDAFSRPNMEKAAEELGLNLDKFKKALDTEEHKKFIEAESAVADKAGISGTPGFLISAAGSTTGYFISGAQPFPKFKKMIDMVMKEAGDKK; this is translated from the coding sequence ATGAACAAGGGAACTGCCATCGTCGGCTTCCTCCTGTGCTTCATGGCAGGAATGGCGCTGATGTGGGGTGTCGACCGCGGAGCTGGAGCTCGCGGCGGCTCGGAAATCGCTGCAGAGGGATCCTCCCCCGCTGGCGCATGGGACGACTCGGATGCCGCCGTACCGGTATCGTCCAAAGATCCCACGTGGGGCTCACGTACGGCACCCGTCACACTCGTGCTCTTCAGCGACTTCGAATGCCCCTTCTGCACGAAGGTCGAAGCCACGTTGACACAACTCAAGCAGCAGTACGGCCCGCAGAAGCTGCGTATCGTTTGGAAGTCCAATCCACTTCCGTTCCACAAGAACGCCCGACCGGCATCCGTTGCTGCCGAGACGGTTTTCCGCCTCAAGGGATCCGAAGCATTTTGGAAATTCCACGAGCTTGCGTTCCAGAATCAGCGCGCCCTCACGCCTGAAAACTTCGAGACGTGGGCCGTTCAGGCAGGCGTCGACAAAGCCAAGTTCAAGGCCTCGTTCGACAAGCAAGAGTATGCCGCGAAGGTCGACGCAGACCTTGCAGCCGGCAAAGCAGCAGGCGTCTCCGGCACCCCGGCGTCGCTCATCAACGGCATTCTCTTGTCGGGCGCGCAGCCGATCGACAAGTTCAAGGCCGTCATCGACGAGCAGCTCGCTGCGGCCCAGAAGGCGATCGCGAGCGGCACGAAGCCCGAAAAGGTCTACGCCAAGCTCTCGCAAGAGAACAAGGCGAAGGCGCCTCCGACGCCCGCAAAGCAAGAGCCCGCCGAGGACAAGACGGTTTGGAAGGTCCCCGTTGGCAACTCTCCGGCCAAAGGCCCCGAAACGGCGCTCGTGACCATCGTCGAATGGTCCGACTTCCAATGCCCCTTCTGCGTCCGCGTCGTTCCCACGATCGACGAGATCGTCAAGACCTACGGCGACAAGGTGCGGTTTGTCTGGAAGCACAACCCGCTGCCGATGCATCCCCGCGCCGAGCCTGCCTCGGAGCTGACCCTCGAAGCGCGCGCGCAGAAGGGTGAAAAGGGCTTCTGGGATGCGTACGACCTGCTCTGGAAGAACAACCAGAAGCTCTCCGATGACGACCTCCTCGGTTACGCCAAGGAGCTCGGCCTCGATGTCGACAAGGCCAAGGACGCCATCGTCAACAAGAAGTACTCCGCGCAAATCACGGCCGACCAGGATCTGGCCGATGATCTCCAAGCGAGCGGCACACCGCACTTCTTCATCAACGGCCGCCGTCTCGTCGGCGCCCAACCGATCGAGAAGTTCAAGGCCGTCATCGACGAGGAAATCAAGAAGGCCCAGGAACTGCTCGGCAAGGGCGTTGCGCCGAAGGACCTCTACGACACCATCATCAAGGACGGCAAGACCCCGCCGCCGCCCGAGAAGAAGACCGTGGACCTTCCCCCGAGCGAGGCAGCTTGGAAGGGCAACGATAAGGCCAAGGTCATGATGCAGATCTTCAGCGACTTCGAGTGCCCGTACTGCAAGCGCGCAGAGGACACGGTTGCTCAGGTCGAGAAGGCGTTCGGCGACAAGATCAAGATCGTTTGGCGCCACAAACCCCTCCCCTTCCACAAGAACGCAATGCCCGCAGCGCTCGCGGCTGAAGAAGCCAAGAAGCAAAAGGGCAACGATGGCTTCTGGAAGATGCACGCCGCGCTCTTCAAGGCCGCTGGCACGCCCGACGCGTTCAGCCGCCCGAACATGGAAAAGGCCGCCGAAGAGCTCGGCCTGAACCTCGACAAGTTCAAGAAGGCGCTCGACACCGAAGAGCACAAGAAGTTCATCGAGGCCGAGAGCGCCGTTGCCGACAAGGCAGGCATCAGCGGCACGCCGGGCTTCTTGATCTCCGCAGCCGGCTCGACGACGGGCTACTTCATCAGCGGCGCGCAGCCGTTCCCGAAGTTCAAGAAGATGATCGACATGGTCATGAAAGAAGCGGGCGACAAGAAGTAG